A section of the Felis catus isolate Fca126 chromosome B2, F.catus_Fca126_mat1.0, whole genome shotgun sequence genome encodes:
- the LOC101085976 gene encoding LOW QUALITY PROTEIN: heterogeneous nuclear ribonucleoprotein A1-like (The sequence of the model RefSeq protein was modified relative to this genomic sequence to represent the inferred CDS: substituted 1 base at 1 genomic stop codon), which translates to MSKSESPKEPEQLRKLFIRGLSFETTNESLRSRLEQRGMLTDCVVMRDPNTKRSRGFGFVTYATVEEVDAAVNARPHKVDGRVVEPKRAVSREDSQRPGAHLTVKKIFVSGIKEDTEEHHLRDYFEQYGKIEVIETMTDRGNGKKRGFAFVTSDDHDSVDKIVIQKYHTVNGHNCEVREALSKQEMASASSSQRGQSGPWNFGDGPGGGFGGNDNFGHEGNFSGXGGLGGSQGGDGYGGSGDGYKGFGNDGGNFGGSGSYNDFGNYNNQSSNFGPMKGGNFGGRSSGPYGGGGQYFAKPRNQGGYGSSSSSSSFGSGRRFLITARKQTLAGKKSQRSDREATGYNRSVNSAKHSGGRA; encoded by the coding sequence ATGTCTAAGTCAGAGTCTCCCAAAGAGCCTGAACAGCTGCGGAAGCTTTTCATCCGAGGTTTGAGCTTTGAAACAACCAATGAGAGTCTGAGGAGCCGTTTAGAGCAACGGGGAATGCTTACAGACTGTGTGGTAATGAGAGATCCAAACACCAAGCGCTCCAGAGGCTTTGGGTTTGTCACCTATGCCACTGTGGAAGAGGTGGATGCAGCCGTGAATGCAAGGCCACACAAGGTGGATGGAAGAGTTGTAGAACCAAAGAGGGCTGTCTCGAGAGAAGATTCTCAAAGACCTGGTGCCCACTTAACTGTGAAAAAGATTTTTGTCAGtggcattaaagaagacactgaagaaCATCATCTAAGAGATTATTTTGAACAGTATGGGAAAATTGAAGTGATTGAAACCATGACAGACCGAGGCAATGGCAAAAAGAGAGGCTTTGCCTTTGTAACATCTGATGACCATGACTCTGTAGACAAGATTGTCATTCAAAAATACCATACTGTGAATGGCCACAACTGTGAAGTAAGGGAAGCTTTATCTAAGCAAGAGATGGCTAGTGCCTCTTCCAGCCAAAGAGGTCAAAGTGGTCCTTGGAACTTCGGTGATGGTCCCGGAGGTGGTTTTGGTGGGAATGACAACTTTGGCCATGAAGGAAACTTCAGTGGATGAGGTGGCCTTGGTGGCAGTCAAGGTGGTGATGGGTatggtggcagtggggatggtTATAAAGGATTTGGTAATGATGGAGGCAATTTTGGAGGCAGTGGAAGCTATAATGATTTTGGCAATTACAACAATCAGTCTTCAAATTTTGGACCCATGAAAGGAGGAAATTTTGGAGGCAGAAGCTCTGGCCCCTATGGTGGTGGAGGTCAATATTTTGCCAAACCACGAAACCAAGGTGGCTATGGCAgttccagcagcagcagtagcttTGGCAGTGGcagaagatttttaattactgCCAGGAAACAAACATTAGCAGGAAAGAAGAgccagagaagtgacagggaagCTACAGGTTACAACAGATCTGTGAACTCAGCCAAGCACAGTGGTGGCAGGGCCTAG